From a region of the Pseudomonadota bacterium genome:
- a CDS encoding glutathione S-transferase family protein: MNKLTLVIGNKNYSSWSLRAWLAARKSGLPFDEVNLSLLQPAFDNHIGDYTQAGRVPVLMVDGVSVWDSLAICEYLNECADHRLWPAERMARAHARSACAEMHSGFDTLRSALPMNCRAQGRKVDVGKALKRDIDRIMSVWGEARERFGRGGGWLYGAFSIADAFYAPVVLRFKTYDVPVDAVAHRYMDHLLADADIQKWAADADQESEILEEEEAGI, from the coding sequence AAAAATTATTCCTCCTGGTCGCTGCGGGCATGGCTCGCCGCCCGCAAATCCGGCCTGCCGTTCGATGAGGTCAATCTCTCGCTGCTGCAACCGGCGTTCGATAACCACATCGGTGACTATACGCAGGCGGGGCGCGTGCCGGTCCTGATGGTGGATGGGGTATCGGTGTGGGACTCCCTGGCGATTTGCGAATACCTCAACGAGTGCGCCGACCATCGGTTGTGGCCGGCAGAGCGAATGGCGCGTGCCCATGCGCGCTCAGCGTGCGCCGAGATGCATTCAGGATTCGATACGTTGCGCTCGGCCCTGCCCATGAACTGCAGGGCTCAAGGACGGAAAGTGGATGTGGGGAAAGCATTGAAACGCGATATCGACAGGATCATGTCGGTCTGGGGTGAAGCGCGCGAGCGCTTTGGCCGCGGCGGTGGGTGGCTCTACGGTGCATTTTCCATTGCCGATGCCTTCTACGCACCCGTGGTCTTGCGCTTCAAAACCTACGACGTGCCGGTCGATGCGGTGGCGCACCGTTACATGGATCACCTGTTGGCCGATGCGGATATCCAGAAGTGGGCAGCAGACGCCGATCAGGAGTCGGAGATCCTTGAGGAGGAGGAAGCGGGTATATAG
- the rarD gene encoding EamA family transporter RarD has protein sequence MPEAPASTEARWGAIYATLAFLTWAALPIYFKAVAEVPPWEVLAHRVFWSALFVALLLLLWRKGDGLLTVLRKGRLILWLTLSALLVSTNWLIFIWAIANDHVLESSLGYYINPLLNVALGVLVLRERLRRAQWIAIAIGTVGVSNLIWQYGQIPWVALSLALTFAFYGLIRKRLPVDALTGLFVETALLAPLAAGYLIYLGLSDAGGAFGGVRWQLDVLLAIAGVLTASPLILFAAAARRLTLSTLGQLQYTVPTGHFLLAVLAFGEPFTSAHAVTFTCIWIALLIYALDTYRSGATSLRTKTPPAS, from the coding sequence GTGCCTGAGGCACCCGCCTCGACCGAAGCGCGCTGGGGAGCGATTTACGCAACCCTGGCCTTTCTCACCTGGGCCGCACTCCCCATCTATTTCAAGGCCGTCGCCGAGGTACCGCCATGGGAGGTGCTTGCGCATCGTGTCTTCTGGTCGGCGTTGTTCGTGGCGTTGCTGCTGTTGCTGTGGCGCAAAGGTGACGGGCTGCTGACGGTACTGCGCAAGGGCCGCCTGATCCTATGGCTGACGCTTTCGGCGCTGCTGGTGTCGACCAACTGGCTGATCTTTATCTGGGCCATCGCCAACGATCACGTGCTCGAATCGAGCCTCGGCTACTACATCAATCCGCTGCTGAATGTCGCATTGGGAGTGCTGGTGTTGCGCGAGCGTCTGCGCCGCGCGCAATGGATAGCCATCGCCATCGGCACTGTTGGCGTTTCCAATCTGATCTGGCAGTACGGACAGATACCGTGGGTGGCACTCAGCCTGGCGCTCACCTTCGCGTTCTACGGGTTGATACGCAAACGCCTGCCGGTGGACGCGTTGACGGGGCTATTCGTCGAAACGGCGCTGCTCGCACCCCTGGCGGCGGGTTACCTGATCTATCTCGGGTTGAGTGATGCCGGCGGCGCCTTTGGCGGCGTGCGCTGGCAACTGGATGTGCTGCTGGCGATAGCGGGCGTATTGACCGCGTCACCGTTGATACTGTTCGCGGCCGCCGCGCGGCGCCTTACCCTCTCGACACTGGGTCAACTGCAATACACCGTACCCACGGGGCACTTTCTATTGGCGGTGCTCGCCTTTGGCGAACCGTTCACCAGCGCGCACGCGGTGACCTTCACCTGTATCTGGATTGCCCTGCTGATCTACGCGCTGGACACCTACCGCAGTGGTGCCACAAGCTTGCGCACCAAGACGCCGCCCGCCAGTTGA
- a CDS encoding alpha/beta fold hydrolase produces MYPAHLIRAPMRIGDAIDPADRVRGRSWAGTLPLLMEILANDILPDGTTDASERPSRLLKSLGAVPYLRLRTTEQVGDLPIHCEVFASAPAAPLLVFLPGISTYSALYAKMLYRLSQHGFNVVGIDLRGHGHSGGPRGEYTVEAVQEDVRAVIDHFAPRFGGPVMLYGYSIGAPLALAAAENDERVKALLCHTLFVSEHAPDLLHLWGWHWLRYLSFFAPHMHLTLQRLFRLQDLIPQRRFHKLIDKDPLLVNSYPLMTFSSVFNRRTRVAHEELPFRAAIISGDQDELVSFGYLERLVSTLTHPFELIPIAGGTHMLPFWQPEHCAELAAEWLRREP; encoded by the coding sequence TTGTACCCCGCTCATCTCATCCGTGCCCCGATGCGCATCGGCGATGCAATCGACCCTGCAGACAGGGTGCGCGGACGATCCTGGGCAGGTACACTCCCACTGCTCATGGAAATCCTCGCGAACGACATCCTCCCCGATGGGACAACCGACGCCTCCGAACGCCCGTCGCGGCTGCTCAAGTCCCTGGGCGCCGTCCCCTATCTGCGGCTTCGCACCACCGAGCAGGTCGGCGATCTCCCGATCCACTGCGAGGTCTTTGCATCCGCCCCCGCGGCACCGCTGCTGGTTTTTCTGCCGGGCATATCCACCTATTCCGCCCTCTACGCAAAGATGCTCTACCGCCTTTCGCAGCATGGCTTCAACGTCGTGGGCATCGACCTGCGCGGGCACGGTCATTCGGGCGGCCCCCGCGGCGAGTACACGGTGGAGGCGGTACAGGAGGATGTGAGAGCCGTCATCGACCACTTCGCACCACGGTTTGGTGGCCCCGTGATGCTCTATGGATACTCTATCGGCGCCCCCCTGGCGCTGGCAGCCGCCGAAAACGACGAACGGGTCAAGGCGCTACTCTGCCATACACTGTTTGTCAGCGAGCATGCACCGGACCTGCTGCATCTTTGGGGCTGGCACTGGCTGCGCTATCTGAGCTTCTTCGCGCCGCACATGCATCTGACGCTGCAACGCCTGTTTCGTCTGCAGGATCTGATCCCGCAGCGCAGGTTCCACAAGCTGATCGACAAGGATCCGCTGCTGGTCAACAGTTATCCGCTGATGACCTTCTCCAGCGTCTTCAATCGCCGCACTCGCGTGGCGCATGAAGAACTGCCGTTTCGCGCCGCGATTATCTCCGGTGACCAGGATGAACTGGTCTCCTTCGGCTACCTGGAGCGGCTGGTCAGCACGCTGACCCATCCCTTTGAACTGATTCCGATTGCCGGCGGCACCCACATGCTACCCTTCTGGCAACCGGAGCACTGCGCCGAACTGGCGGCAGAGTGGCTGAGACGCGAACCCTGA
- a CDS encoding DUF4080 domain-containing protein translates to MNSSIEQSPLQRIALVTLHAGYHHSSLALRSIAAFCRDEPYFDGLSIHEGLVKSSNEALFAELVEAQPRLVGFSTYLWNIQPVLRLARNLKQLVPDVQIVLGGPEAGPRGEELLANEASIDFVIDGEGEPGFRDLARWCLYGDGARERVSGLVWRDDCAGIHRNALQMLDPSQWVSPYSCGLGALDKHLVYWETSRGCPYRCTFCTSSTDRLRTASLAQVDADLAVFARLENKTIKLLDRSFHLGAEHTLQLLERFLATPDTLRFHLELNPDRVSDQALALFAQAPSGKFQFEIGLQTLSGPVLERIERVMDVPRGLARIRQLVALHKHPVHLDLIVGLPDEDAESCRQSLDAVFLLCADHLQLGILKLLPGTPLRAQAERFGYRWDAEPPYEILCHAHLSHAELMRFKHYAELLERLWNSGLARNTLAWMVGRHFDEQVSKLFDHLLTGAAQPLATDRVQPDHAFGLLAAALADLLAADPVAAQLLLWDYAHHSLVTGRTPDWIAQRLRAAEQLFRTFGNRRMPVLELGPEAVQVINRRRQQPLAAGRYAVWAQRDRKGRPAEVLAVDAA, encoded by the coding sequence ATGAACTCGAGCATCGAACAGAGCCCCCTTCAGCGCATTGCCCTGGTCACCCTGCACGCGGGGTATCACCACAGTTCATTGGCATTGCGTTCGATTGCGGCGTTCTGCCGCGACGAGCCCTATTTCGACGGGCTCTCGATTCATGAAGGGCTGGTCAAATCGAGCAACGAAGCGCTGTTCGCCGAACTGGTGGAGGCGCAACCCCGGCTGGTGGGATTCTCGACCTATCTGTGGAACATCCAGCCCGTGCTGCGACTGGCAAGGAATCTCAAGCAGCTGGTGCCCGACGTGCAGATCGTGCTCGGCGGCCCGGAGGCAGGGCCGCGTGGCGAGGAGCTGTTGGCGAACGAGGCAAGCATCGACTTTGTCATCGATGGCGAGGGCGAGCCGGGGTTTCGCGATCTGGCGCGCTGGTGCCTCTACGGGGACGGTGCTCGCGAGAGAGTATCCGGGCTGGTGTGGCGCGACGACTGCGCCGGGATTCACCGTAACGCGCTCCAGATGCTGGATCCGTCGCAGTGGGTGTCGCCTTATAGCTGCGGGTTGGGCGCGCTGGACAAGCATCTGGTTTACTGGGAGACCTCGCGCGGATGTCCTTACCGTTGCACCTTCTGCACCAGCAGCACCGATCGCCTGCGCACGGCATCGCTGGCGCAGGTGGATGCGGATCTCGCGGTTTTCGCTCGACTCGAAAACAAGACCATCAAACTGCTCGACCGAAGTTTTCATCTCGGTGCCGAGCACACCCTGCAGTTGCTGGAACGTTTCCTGGCCACCCCCGATACCCTGCGTTTTCACCTCGAGCTCAATCCCGACCGCGTCTCCGATCAGGCGCTTGCCCTGTTTGCCCAGGCACCGTCCGGCAAATTTCAGTTCGAGATTGGCTTGCAGACGCTGTCCGGCCCCGTCCTGGAGCGCATCGAGCGGGTGATGGATGTGCCGCGCGGACTGGCGCGCATTCGCCAATTGGTGGCGCTGCACAAACACCCCGTGCATCTGGATCTCATCGTCGGTTTGCCCGACGAGGACGCGGAATCCTGCCGTCAATCACTGGATGCCGTGTTTCTCCTCTGCGCGGACCACCTGCAACTGGGTATTCTCAAACTGCTGCCAGGCACACCATTGCGCGCACAGGCTGAACGATTCGGCTACCGCTGGGATGCCGAGCCTCCCTACGAAATACTCTGCCATGCGCACCTTTCCCATGCCGAACTGATGCGCTTCAAACACTACGCGGAATTGCTGGAGCGGCTCTGGAACAGTGGATTGGCCCGCAACACCCTGGCCTGGATGGTCGGCCGCCACTTCGATGAGCAGGTCAGCAAGCTCTTCGATCATCTGCTGACCGGTGCTGCGCAGCCGCTGGCGACGGATCGCGTGCAGCCCGATCACGCCTTTGGGTTGTTGGCCGCCGCGCTGGCCGACCTGCTGGCAGCCGATCCCGTCGCTGCGCAGCTCCTTTTGTGGGATTACGCCCATCACAGTCTGGTGACGGGTAGAACGCCGGACTGGATCGCACAGCGCCTGCGCGCTGCCGAGCAGCTGTTCCGCACCTTCGGCAATCGACGCATGCCGGTGCTGGAGCTTGGCCCCGAGGCGGTACAGGTGATCAATCGACGTCGGCAGCAGCCCCTGGCGGCGGGCCGTTATGCGGTCTGGGCGCAGCGTGATCGCAAGGGGCGCCCTGCAGAAGTGCTGGCGGTCGATGCCGCGTGA
- a CDS encoding bile acid:sodium symporter family protein, which produces MEAGLPIKVLLPFVIAILMFGIGMSLTLGNFVSLKSAPKAAVLGLLNMFVLFPLLAFVLAWALDLPPHLGIGLVLLAACPSGSTSNLFTYLARGDVALSITLTAVSKTLPVLTIPLYVGLASLIFAGEERSLSLRFADISERIAVVVLLPTAAGMALRHFQSGWAQRIRPYVTRIGVVLLIALIAALVWRERNTLPGMMLAAGPATLALCLLGVACAYLTATLFRLADEQRITLILEICIQSGGTAIAIAAGILGSPALAIPAAVYSLIMYLVATMIVVGKRLRSAAPEAARDSLSG; this is translated from the coding sequence ATGGAAGCCGGACTTCCGATCAAGGTGCTGCTGCCGTTCGTCATCGCAATCCTGATGTTCGGCATCGGCATGAGTCTTACGCTGGGCAACTTCGTCAGTCTCAAATCGGCACCCAAAGCAGCCGTATTGGGCCTGCTCAACATGTTCGTACTTTTTCCACTACTGGCATTTGTACTCGCGTGGGCATTGGATCTCCCGCCGCACCTTGGCATCGGCCTGGTGTTACTGGCCGCGTGCCCTTCCGGCTCGACATCGAATCTGTTTACCTACCTGGCCCGGGGTGATGTGGCCTTGTCCATCACGTTGACCGCAGTCAGTAAAACGCTACCGGTGCTGACCATCCCCCTCTACGTCGGTCTGGCATCCCTGATATTCGCGGGCGAAGAACGCTCGCTATCGCTCCGCTTCGCCGACATCTCGGAACGCATAGCGGTGGTGGTGCTGTTGCCGACCGCCGCCGGAATGGCGCTGCGCCACTTTCAGTCCGGCTGGGCACAGCGCATCCGCCCGTATGTCACCCGCATCGGCGTGGTGCTGCTGATCGCTCTTATCGCTGCGCTCGTTTGGCGTGAGCGCAACACCCTTCCGGGCATGATGCTCGCTGCCGGCCCCGCGACGCTGGCACTGTGCCTGCTCGGTGTGGCGTGCGCCTATCTCACTGCGACCCTGTTCAGGTTAGCGGATGAGCAGCGCATCACCCTCATCCTCGAGATCTGCATCCAGAGCGGCGGAACCGCTATCGCTATCGCTGCCGGTATCCTCGGCTCTCCTGCGCTGGCGATTCCCGCAGCCGTCTATTCGCTGATCATGTACCTGGTCGCAACGATGATTGTCGTCGGCAAACGCCTGCGCAGCGCGGCTCCTGAGGCGGCACGCGATTCCCTTTCAGGATGA